acggcgacatttttctggaagcattatgggtagtccccatcatttttcagctgatgaagagcaaatcacgtgactcatttGCGTAATCATTAGAGCGAGCTCATCGCGTTGCTTCACGACTCGAGCTTTGCTCGCTATTAGTCAaagttaaaagtttttgaaaagtaagtcCAAGGTCAATggtcttggtaccaaaagatGGCTTGCATGATCATGAGGCatttatttgtgaaatatttaaaaagccCTATCCCCATCGTTCAAAAGATTTTGCTAAGGTTAAAGTATTTGAAAAGTATGCCAACAACCACATCTTATCTTTGTGCCAAAATGTCTTGCCAAGTGCTGAAACATCTTGGTGCTGAAACCCATGGCATCTAACATTTGCATCCACCCTACCTTTGATCCATAACTCCCCTTTGCTTAATGTGCAAAGCAAACTGTTAGCAAACGGAtgttaaataaatgattttaattagattgtattaCATCATATTAAactaaaatattgtaaacacaCCTTCTGCGCTTTTTCCCATATTTGATTCACTTTGAGTATCCTGAAAGGTCGTTCGGCATCTTTTAATGTCGTTTCTACACATATATAACCCGCaaataatacataaaatgtTTCTATTTTTAAGTTGAACCAACTCAACATGCTTTCTTTCCTGATCTCTAATTGTCACCACACGTGCATAGATCTATGTATCAATCATGCATAGCTCACAAAGTGAAAGTACAGAATGCTGGAATGTTGATCCCGATTTCcaggttcttttttttttttttataataatggaTTTTTCATGAAGTTAATTGTTAGTAATGATCTAGCATTTTGTATCATAATCTTAAAGAGAAAATAAATCatcatataatgatatattttatgaaatcgTTCTATTTCGATACACATTGTCGGGTTCGGACTCAAGTGTAAGTTACTTTTTCGGAAAACCCTGGAAGTGGAAAAATTCCAGACTCCAGTGCTTTTCTTCTTGAGAATGCCAATGGACACTGAAATGTGATATCATGGCCGCGGATTTGGATTATAAGAAAATGTTACTTGAACTTGACAAATCTCTCAATGCTGAAGAATTGAAATCACTTTTGTTTTTGTGTAAAGATGACGTGAGGAaacgagaaaaagaaaatgtcaaACGACCAACTGATTTGTGGGAAATTCTGGAGACTCGGGAAAAGCTGGGTCCATCTAATTTAGAATTTCTGAAACAGATTATAGGTGGTTCCTGTAACGGTCGTCTAGATGTATTGAGGATAATTGAGAACTTTGAGAATGGAATTTCAAATATTGGTCAACAGACTGCTGTACCAGTTAATCATTATCAACAACCACTTCAACAACCAGTGGTAGTGAACCGTGTT
This genomic window from Ostrea edulis chromosome 4, xbOstEdul1.1, whole genome shotgun sequence contains:
- the LOC125669901 gene encoding FAS-associated death domain protein-like, giving the protein MAADLDYKKMLLELDKSLNAEELKSLLFLCKDDVRKREKENVKRPTDLWEILETREKLGPSNLEFLKQIIGGSCNGRLDVLRIIENFENGISNIGQQTAVPVNHYQQPLQQPVVVNRVPYQMSPSNPTSAVNVDRYSKEINFLTKNLGKEWRFFMRTLGVTDGDMLSVEQDYPRNLRDQIYQCLVQWIRDNGGQFDRGRVIAALRDSAVERYDLAGRIEDHDI